A stretch of the Actinomyces faecalis genome encodes the following:
- a CDS encoding ABC transporter substrate-binding protein yields MARTFTLSRRNLLAGAGMSALALTLAACGANQRSASSPAASTEATASAGGTLKILTSSTDINWDPAKSQSMPMTSLALVHRRLTTWRLTEGADVEVVPDLATDTGTVSENGLAWTYTLKEGLTFEDGSAITSADIKYGLERSFAASLAGGLTYHKTLLAGAEGYQGPYEGSHLDSVETPDDKTIVFHLKQAYGDWPWIVAQPAFSPVPQDKDDPSSYARKPVASGPYRVAEYSTGVSAVLERNEKWSADTDDIRLALPDTIVFELGQDESTATQRLIASSGEDANAFGADLVAAAQLAQISGNPDAKARLATTPEGGPLLYLAINTERVSDLEVRTAIAQAVDKATVVSALGGELGAEAATTLIAPGIPGREDYEGITSDVEAAQATFASKDVPPLVLLTANSAAYQAVAEAVAQSLTEAGLKVTIDPVESETYSERASRGDGSTYDLVIGSWNADFPSAGAYIQPLFASSEIGNGGYNLGRYSNPEVDAAIEKALGTLDTAQAQAQWVELDKKIAADVPVVPLANRRNSFLAGSGVVGFSVESYPAYPSYLTVGVSA; encoded by the coding sequence ATGGCACGAACCTTCACCCTCAGCCGTCGCAACCTCCTTGCCGGCGCGGGCATGTCCGCCCTCGCCCTGACGCTCGCCGCCTGCGGGGCCAACCAGCGCTCCGCCTCCAGCCCGGCAGCCAGCACCGAGGCTACGGCCAGTGCGGGCGGCACCCTGAAGATCCTCACCTCCTCCACCGACATCAACTGGGACCCCGCCAAGAGCCAGTCGATGCCGATGACCTCCCTAGCCCTGGTCCACCGCCGCCTGACCACGTGGAGGCTCACCGAGGGTGCGGACGTCGAGGTGGTGCCGGACCTGGCTACCGACACCGGTACGGTCAGCGAGAACGGTCTGGCGTGGACCTACACGCTCAAGGAGGGGCTGACCTTCGAGGACGGCAGCGCCATCACCAGCGCAGACATCAAGTACGGCCTGGAGCGTTCCTTCGCCGCCTCCCTGGCCGGGGGCCTGACCTACCACAAGACCCTGCTGGCCGGTGCTGAGGGGTACCAGGGCCCCTACGAGGGCTCGCACCTGGACTCCGTCGAGACCCCGGACGACAAGACGATCGTCTTCCACCTCAAGCAGGCCTACGGTGACTGGCCCTGGATCGTGGCTCAGCCGGCCTTCTCCCCGGTTCCCCAGGACAAGGACGACCCCTCCTCCTACGCCCGCAAGCCTGTGGCCTCCGGCCCCTACCGGGTGGCCGAGTACTCCACCGGTGTCTCAGCGGTCCTGGAGCGCAACGAGAAGTGGTCTGCTGACACCGATGACATCCGCCTGGCCCTGCCTGACACCATCGTCTTCGAGCTGGGCCAGGACGAGTCCACAGCCACCCAGCGCCTCATCGCCTCCTCCGGTGAGGACGCCAACGCCTTCGGCGCGGACCTGGTGGCGGCGGCCCAGCTCGCCCAGATCTCTGGCAACCCGGACGCCAAGGCCCGCCTGGCCACCACCCCTGAGGGCGGCCCGCTGCTGTACCTGGCGATCAACACCGAGCGTGTCAGTGACCTGGAGGTGCGTACGGCGATCGCCCAGGCTGTCGACAAGGCCACCGTGGTCTCCGCCCTGGGCGGTGAGCTGGGTGCTGAGGCGGCCACGACCCTCATCGCCCCCGGTATCCCCGGGCGTGAGGACTACGAGGGTATTACTAGTGACGTTGAGGCGGCTCAGGCCACCTTCGCCTCCAAGGACGTTCCCCCTCTGGTCCTGCTGACAGCCAACTCGGCGGCCTACCAGGCCGTGGCCGAGGCCGTGGCGCAGTCCCTGACCGAGGCGGGCCTCAAGGTCACCATCGACCCGGTGGAGTCCGAGACCTACTCCGAGCGGGCCTCTCGTGGCGATGGCTCGACCTATGACCTCGTCATCGGCTCGTGGAACGCTGACTTCCCCTCGGCCGGCGCCTACATCCAGCCGCTCTTCGCCTCCTCGGAGATCGGCAACGGCGGCTACAACCTGGGTCGCTACTCCAACCCGGAGGTGGACGCGGCGATCGAGAAGGCCCTGGGGACCCTGGACACCGCGCAGGCCCAGGCCCAGTGGGTGGAGCTGGACAAGAAGATCGCGGCTGACGTGCCGGTCGTGCCCCTGGCCAACCGTCGCAACTCCTTCCTGGCGGGCTCGGGCGTGGTCGGGTTCTCCGTCGAGTCCTACCCGGCCTACCCGAGCTACCTCACCGTCGGGGTGAGCGCCTGA
- a CDS encoding dipeptide ABC transporter ATP-binding protein: MSQEETQGAGTVRDAAHGSTGAGEPDGQAGASSSALLGGGASAAATGFGQVPALSLRGLGVSFAGSPVPSSADVDLDLLPGRVLALVGESGSGKSVTAMGALGLLPSTATVSGSALLRDGEQRTELVGAGRGVLDDVRGRLAGMIFQEPTTALDPLETIASQVGEAVRTHEPRRGRLSRRDLHARVLGLLALAGLGEGEQAERIARSYPHQLSGGQLQRACIALAMACDPPVLIADEPTTALDVTVQAGILDLLRSLTERGVAVLLITHDMAVVADVADDVAVMRQGRIVERGSVREIFHAPSHPYTRELLAAVPRLDSLRQENPFEAVACESAPQQRDEGEDVVVIKDLDVVYRNGRRSVHAVRGVSLSIGAGEVLGLVGESGSGKSTIAGTLTGLVPVASGSVRVCGVEVAGAGRRALLPARRATGVVYQNPASSLNPRRTVGSSVAEPLVVHGGYDSAARRARVAELLDAVRLPASMADRYPHEMSGGQRQRVAIARALALDPRLVIADEPTSALDVSVQAVVLDLLRDLQAELGFACLFVSHDLAVVDAVARRTVVLSAGRVVEEGVTEQVLARPCEEYTRRLVAAVPVPDPDVQARRRELRAA; encoded by the coding sequence ATGAGCCAGGAGGAGACCCAGGGCGCCGGGACCGTCCGGGACGCTGCGCACGGCTCGACAGGCGCGGGTGAGCCGGACGGCCAGGCCGGTGCGTCGTCGTCGGCGCTCCTGGGCGGCGGCGCCTCGGCCGCGGCGACGGGGTTCGGCCAGGTGCCGGCCCTGTCCCTGCGGGGGCTCGGCGTGAGCTTTGCTGGCAGCCCTGTGCCCTCCAGCGCCGACGTCGACCTTGACCTCCTGCCTGGACGCGTGCTCGCCCTGGTGGGCGAGTCCGGATCGGGCAAGTCGGTCACGGCCATGGGCGCCCTGGGTCTCCTCCCCTCAACCGCTACCGTCAGCGGCAGCGCCCTGCTGCGTGACGGCGAGCAGCGCACCGAGCTGGTGGGAGCCGGGCGCGGCGTCCTGGACGACGTGCGCGGCCGGCTCGCCGGCATGATCTTCCAGGAGCCGACCACGGCTCTGGACCCGCTGGAGACCATCGCTTCCCAGGTGGGTGAGGCGGTGCGTACCCACGAGCCTCGCCGGGGGCGCCTGTCCAGGCGTGACCTGCACGCCCGGGTCCTGGGCCTGCTGGCGCTGGCGGGTCTGGGCGAGGGCGAGCAGGCTGAGCGCATCGCCCGCTCCTACCCCCACCAGCTCTCCGGCGGTCAGCTCCAGCGCGCCTGCATCGCCCTGGCCATGGCCTGCGACCCGCCGGTCCTCATCGCTGACGAGCCCACGACCGCTCTGGACGTCACGGTCCAGGCCGGCATCCTGGACCTGCTGCGCTCGCTGACGGAGCGCGGCGTCGCCGTCCTGCTCATCACCCATGACATGGCGGTGGTCGCCGACGTGGCTGACGACGTCGCCGTCATGCGCCAGGGGCGGATCGTCGAGCGCGGGAGCGTGCGCGAGATCTTCCACGCCCCGTCCCACCCCTACACGCGCGAGCTGCTGGCAGCGGTCCCGCGCCTGGACTCCCTGCGCCAGGAGAACCCCTTCGAGGCGGTGGCGTGCGAGAGCGCGCCGCAGCAGAGGGACGAGGGAGAGGACGTCGTCGTCATCAAGGACCTCGACGTGGTCTACCGCAACGGCCGGCGGTCGGTCCACGCGGTACGCGGGGTGAGCCTCAGTATCGGCGCCGGGGAGGTCCTGGGCCTCGTGGGAGAGTCCGGCTCGGGCAAGTCCACCATCGCCGGGACCCTGACGGGGCTGGTGCCGGTGGCTTCGGGGTCGGTGCGTGTGTGCGGCGTCGAGGTCGCGGGGGCCGGGCGGCGGGCCCTGCTGCCGGCGCGGCGTGCGACCGGGGTCGTCTACCAGAACCCGGCCTCCTCCCTGAACCCGCGGCGCACGGTGGGGTCCTCCGTCGCTGAGCCGCTGGTGGTCCACGGTGGGTACGACTCTGCGGCGCGCCGGGCACGGGTGGCTGAGCTGCTCGACGCCGTGCGCCTGCCCGCGTCCATGGCTGACCGTTACCCGCACGAGATGAGTGGTGGTCAGCGTCAGCGTGTGGCGATCGCCCGGGCGCTCGCGCTCGACCCGCGCCTGGTGATCGCCGACGAGCCGACCAGCGCCCTGGACGTCAGCGTCCAGGCCGTGGTCCTCGACCTGCTGCGTGACCTGCAGGCCGAGCTGGGATTCGCCTGCCTCTTCGTCTCGCACGACCTGGCTGTGGTCGACGCGGTGGCCAGGCGCACCGTGGTGCTCTCGGCCGGGCGCGTGGTCGAGGAGGGAGTGACCGAGCAGGTGCTGGCTCGGCCGTGTGAGGAATACACACGCCGGCTCGTCGCTGCGGTGCCGGTGCCTGACCCTGACGTGCAGGCGAGGCGTCGCGAGCTGCGAGCCGCCTGA
- a CDS encoding glutathione S-transferase C-terminal domain-containing protein yields MGIATSYRFSDKGIEGTLRPEAGRYRLVASGACPWCRRVLIARRLLGLSEAVAVSWSYGRGEDGFWELTDASGEPGTDPALHARSLAEVYATTPGYTPPPTVPALVDMTTGQVVCDDSGNLLFDLATSWWQLHRPGAPDLYPINRRNSTDAWDEWVGDHVNRGHGVATHSTDPEEAEAAAHGVLVAFDVIDTLLARATHMEASREAALTMQDGPALSAVVAVGQYLCGDQPTGSDIRLFTTVQAYEYGGRQAYPGGEAPSIAFWPALARWFRALESRSGWVGTEERSALGL; encoded by the coding sequence ATGGGCATCGCTACCTCCTACCGCTTCTCAGACAAGGGGATTGAGGGCACCCTGCGGCCGGAGGCTGGTCGTTACCGGCTGGTGGCCTCCGGGGCGTGCCCGTGGTGCCGGCGTGTGCTCATCGCCCGGCGCCTGCTCGGCCTGAGCGAGGCCGTCGCAGTCTCCTGGTCCTACGGCCGCGGCGAGGACGGCTTCTGGGAGCTGACCGACGCCAGCGGCGAGCCCGGTACCGACCCGGCCCTCCACGCCCGCTCCCTGGCCGAGGTCTACGCCACCACCCCTGGCTACACGCCGCCGCCCACCGTCCCGGCTCTTGTGGACATGACCACGGGCCAGGTCGTGTGCGACGACTCCGGCAACCTCCTGTTCGACCTCGCCACCTCCTGGTGGCAGCTGCACCGCCCAGGCGCACCAGACCTCTACCCGATCAACCGCCGCAACTCCACCGACGCCTGGGACGAGTGGGTGGGGGACCACGTCAACCGCGGTCACGGCGTGGCCACGCACTCCACGGACCCGGAGGAGGCCGAGGCTGCGGCCCACGGGGTGCTTGTCGCCTTCGACGTCATCGACACCCTGCTGGCACGCGCCACGCACATGGAGGCCTCCCGCGAGGCGGCCCTGACCATGCAGGACGGGCCGGCGCTGTCCGCCGTCGTCGCGGTGGGGCAGTACCTGTGCGGCGACCAGCCCACCGGCAGCGACATCCGCCTGTTCACCACCGTCCAGGCCTATGAGTACGGCGGTCGCCAGGCCTACCCCGGCGGCGAGGCGCCGTCGATCGCCTTCTGGCCGGCACTGGCCCGCTGGTTCCGTGCCCTGGAGAGCCGCTCAGGCTGGGTGGGCACCGAGGAGCGCAGCGCGCTCGGGCTCTAG
- a CDS encoding DUF4921 family protein → MAQLMPYSPGPAPLTRLADGTIKQISPFTGTQVWTVPGRGNRPISHPADEVHPLDEHDRTATCAFCSDRYLETPPEKARVVARRGGESTTSGAGSPSAFERLDAVAASELFDTVAEFRRVPNLFEILTFDYWHANHGYELPDAARERMEAYLADPEGASHVACVARTRLRASGDDPQRWEAMSPAEQRGYLAPFFAGGHDVIIARRHFTDDATDTSGLAGSGTLTPVEHRAYTRLAVQSAQSLYEANRWVRYVAVFQNWLRPAGASFDHLHKQLVGIDERGVASELELARVRANPNIYNEMGVDYAAYHGLLVASNEHAVAFAGFGHRYPSLEVYSTSPTCEPWLMGREEVDAVSDLVHALHAATGADVPSNEEWHHKPLDVDQPMPWHITLKWRVSTLAGFEGGTKIYLNTIDPWSLRDRVVARLEDLRADRLIAPMAVGEECPTTPNRLLYNPVLTR, encoded by the coding sequence ATGGCCCAGCTCATGCCCTACTCCCCCGGCCCTGCTCCGCTGACCCGGCTGGCGGACGGGACGATCAAGCAGATCAGCCCCTTCACGGGGACACAGGTGTGGACCGTGCCCGGACGCGGCAACCGGCCGATCTCCCACCCTGCTGACGAGGTCCACCCGCTGGACGAGCACGACCGCACCGCGACCTGCGCCTTCTGCTCCGACCGCTACCTGGAGACCCCGCCGGAGAAGGCGCGGGTGGTGGCCCGTCGAGGTGGTGAGAGCACGACCTCAGGCGCTGGGTCGCCGTCGGCCTTTGAGAGGCTGGACGCAGTGGCAGCCAGCGAGCTGTTCGACACGGTGGCCGAGTTCCGCCGTGTCCCCAACCTCTTCGAGATCCTCACCTTCGACTACTGGCACGCCAACCACGGCTACGAGCTGCCCGACGCCGCCCGCGAGCGCATGGAGGCCTACCTCGCCGACCCCGAGGGCGCCTCGCACGTGGCCTGCGTCGCCCGGACCAGGCTGCGCGCCTCCGGGGACGACCCGCAGCGCTGGGAGGCCATGAGCCCGGCCGAGCAGCGCGGCTACCTCGCCCCCTTCTTCGCCGGCGGTCACGACGTCATCATCGCCCGCCGGCACTTCACCGACGACGCCACCGACACCTCCGGACTGGCCGGCTCGGGCACGCTGACCCCGGTTGAGCACCGCGCCTACACGCGTCTGGCGGTGCAGTCCGCCCAGTCGCTGTACGAGGCCAACCGCTGGGTGCGTTACGTCGCCGTCTTCCAGAACTGGCTGAGACCCGCTGGGGCGTCCTTCGACCACCTGCACAAGCAGCTGGTGGGGATCGACGAGCGCGGGGTCGCCAGCGAGCTGGAGCTGGCGCGGGTACGAGCCAACCCCAACATCTACAACGAGATGGGCGTGGACTACGCCGCCTACCACGGCCTGCTCGTGGCCTCCAACGAGCACGCGGTGGCCTTCGCCGGCTTCGGCCACCGCTACCCGAGCCTGGAGGTCTACTCCACCTCGCCGACCTGTGAGCCCTGGCTCATGGGACGTGAGGAGGTCGACGCCGTCTCCGACCTCGTCCACGCCCTGCACGCCGCCACGGGCGCAGACGTGCCGAGCAACGAGGAGTGGCACCACAAACCGCTGGACGTGGACCAGCCCATGCCCTGGCACATCACGCTGAAGTGGAGGGTGTCGACGCTGGCCGGCTTTGAGGGCGGGACGAAGATCTACCTCAACACCATCGACCCGTGGAGCCTGCGCGACCGTGTGGTGGCGCGCCTGGAGGACCTGCGTGCTGACCGGCTCATCGCGCCGATGGCTGTGGGTGAGGAGTGCCCGACCACACCCAACCGGCTGCTGTACAACCCGGTCCTCACACGCTGA
- a CDS encoding cation:proton antiporter: protein MGTTFLSLFSIVVVAFIAPLLSWVVPRRIVPETVLLILGGLVIGPSLLRIASQTTSIEFLRELGLAFLFLMAGYEIDVNELRGSGGRHAMVAWLGSLGLAFAAVWLIGVSGGPLSVNGIAIAIAMTSTAIGTILPILRERGLLSTAVGAAILNHGAVGEVGPVILMALLLGSRSTWASLAILLAFVAITLLIVRFTDNVKRAGRRLVEAIHLGGTTTAQTTIRLTVLLLVGLCTLAAIFDLDVVLGAFAAGFILRYAVPGGSRELEDKLDGLAYGFFVPIFFVTSGMAIELELSASALADLAAFLVLLVAVRGVPVWLASRLERRRDGSPAYSMRQSLQVAVYSTTALPIIVAVTQAAVSSGAMTQSFASTLVLAGAASVLIMPAAGLALGSRADHAPAVEALAVAQGPVDAEGRGAQIADSAGVDEVPERLPASEPRRPAGLGPTTTQPESRTRVPEHAGLGGRRLSEEEARHLAARLAQIEADRVHWRTQMRLQRSLDREEAQQRRAVRRALARERRREERDQVRQLRAEAIEIRRQARQQDREQAGAGDRPSWRERLRRRR, encoded by the coding sequence GTGGGAACGACGTTCTTGTCCCTCTTCAGCATCGTGGTCGTCGCCTTCATCGCGCCCCTGCTGTCCTGGGTCGTGCCCAGGCGCATCGTGCCCGAGACCGTCCTGCTCATCCTGGGCGGGCTGGTCATCGGCCCCAGCCTGCTGAGGATCGCCTCGCAGACGACGTCGATCGAGTTCCTGCGGGAGCTGGGCCTGGCCTTCCTCTTCCTCATGGCCGGCTACGAGATCGACGTCAACGAGCTGCGCGGCTCGGGAGGCCGTCACGCGATGGTGGCGTGGCTGGGATCGCTAGGCCTGGCCTTCGCCGCGGTGTGGCTGATCGGTGTCAGCGGCGGGCCGCTGAGCGTGAACGGCATCGCTATCGCCATCGCCATGACCTCCACGGCGATCGGCACGATCCTGCCGATCCTGCGTGAGCGCGGCCTGCTCTCGACGGCGGTGGGCGCGGCGATCCTCAACCACGGCGCGGTGGGTGAGGTCGGTCCGGTCATCCTCATGGCCCTGCTGCTCGGCTCGCGCTCGACCTGGGCCTCGCTGGCCATCCTGCTGGCCTTCGTGGCCATCACCCTGCTCATCGTCCGGTTCACGGACAACGTCAAGCGGGCCGGTCGTCGTCTGGTTGAGGCGATCCACCTCGGCGGAACGACGACGGCGCAGACCACGATCCGCCTGACGGTCCTGCTGCTGGTGGGGCTGTGCACGCTGGCGGCGATCTTTGACCTGGACGTGGTGCTGGGCGCCTTCGCCGCCGGCTTCATCCTGCGCTACGCCGTGCCTGGTGGCTCGCGGGAGCTGGAGGACAAGCTGGACGGGCTCGCCTACGGGTTCTTCGTGCCGATCTTCTTCGTCACCTCGGGGATGGCGATCGAGCTGGAGCTGAGCGCCTCGGCCCTGGCAGACCTGGCTGCCTTCCTCGTGCTGCTCGTGGCCGTGCGCGGCGTCCCGGTGTGGCTGGCCTCTCGCCTGGAGCGCCGTCGCGACGGCTCACCGGCCTACTCGATGCGCCAGTCGCTCCAGGTCGCGGTCTACTCCACGACGGCGCTGCCGATCATCGTCGCGGTGACCCAGGCGGCGGTGAGCTCGGGCGCTATGACTCAGTCCTTCGCCTCGACCCTGGTGCTGGCCGGTGCGGCCAGCGTCCTCATCATGCCGGCTGCCGGTCTTGCGCTCGGGTCGCGCGCGGACCACGCCCCTGCGGTCGAGGCCCTGGCCGTGGCCCAGGGGCCTGTGGACGCCGAGGGGCGCGGTGCGCAGATCGCGGACTCGGCCGGGGTCGACGAGGTACCCGAGAGGCTGCCGGCCAGCGAGCCGCGTCGACCTGCAGGCCTGGGGCCGACGACGACTCAGCCGGAGTCTCGTACACGGGTGCCTGAGCACGCGGGCCTGGGAGGGCGCCGCCTGTCCGAGGAGGAGGCCCGGCACCTGGCCGCGCGCCTGGCCCAGATCGAGGCGGACCGGGTGCACTGGCGCACGCAGATGCGCCTGCAGCGCAGCCTGGACCGTGAGGAGGCTCAGCAGCGTCGCGCGGTGCGGCGCGCGCTGGCACGTGAGCGCAGGCGTGAGGAACGTGACCAGGTGCGTCAGCTGCGGGCGGAGGCCATCGAGATCCGCCGCCAGGCGCGTCAGCAGGACCGTGAGCAGGCGGGTGCCGGTGACAGGCCCTCGTGGCGCGAGCGGCTCCGACGTCGTCGATAA